A region from the Catellatospora sp. TT07R-123 genome encodes:
- a CDS encoding fasciclin domain-containing protein, giving the protein MAQQRTGSASAANSRLSTLFNALNQAKLTSVLDNAEAVTVFAPVNEAFAQLPQADLNRLLADPAQLKKVLTYHTVNGRIAPEKLAGTHPTLEGQKITVTGSGGDFKVNNSAVIICGNIQTRNGVVYLVDRVLMPPS; this is encoded by the coding sequence ATGGCGCAGCAACGCACAGGCTCCGCGTCGGCGGCCAATTCACGGCTCTCCACCCTGTTCAACGCCCTCAATCAGGCCAAGCTGACCAGCGTGCTGGACAACGCCGAGGCCGTCACCGTCTTCGCCCCGGTCAACGAGGCGTTCGCCCAACTGCCGCAGGCGGACCTGAACCGGCTGCTCGCCGATCCGGCGCAGCTCAAGAAGGTGCTGACCTACCACACGGTCAACGGCAGGATCGCGCCGGAGAAGCTGGCCGGCACGCACCCGACCCTGGAAGGCCAGAAGATCACGGTGACCGGCAGCGGTGGTGACTTCAAGGTCAACAACAGCGCGGTGATCATCTGCGGCAACATCCAGACCCGCAACGGCGTCGTCTACCTCGTCGACCGCGTCCTGATGCCGCCGTCCTGA
- a CDS encoding Calx-beta domain-containing protein: MTMKSRMLPALVAGAVALAAVITATTVGGQPGAAAACQRSVAIDPQVTVSEATATLTFTVYTASCAAAGSVGYTVTDGTAHRPADFELPGGLLQWPAGDGGLRQIQAVIVRDTVSEALLEDFTVTLVNPSPDVRIVAATGRGRIFDNDTPIRAATVDSRLCLIEPRTSPPPPPPSPSPRPDPGTTAVPCTIEPGNIVSTPLATNDPSTLDQAVTFKTSDGDLFAGLDYVAVNRTVVVPAGQTSVYVPIQLLPHALTQNGKYFNVAITYYSAGTVVTGTARVTVWH, from the coding sequence ATGACGATGAAATCGAGGATGCTGCCCGCGCTCGTCGCCGGTGCGGTGGCGCTGGCCGCCGTCATCACCGCCACGACCGTCGGCGGCCAGCCGGGCGCGGCCGCCGCCTGCCAGCGGTCGGTCGCGATCGACCCCCAGGTCACCGTGTCCGAGGCCACCGCCACGCTGACCTTCACCGTGTACACGGCGTCCTGCGCCGCGGCGGGCTCTGTCGGCTACACGGTCACCGACGGCACCGCCCACCGGCCCGCCGACTTCGAGCTGCCGGGCGGCCTGCTGCAGTGGCCCGCGGGCGACGGCGGCCTGCGCCAGATCCAGGCGGTCATCGTGCGGGACACGGTGTCGGAGGCGCTGCTGGAGGACTTCACGGTCACCCTGGTCAACCCCAGCCCGGACGTCCGGATCGTCGCCGCCACCGGCCGGGGCCGGATCTTCGACAACGACACCCCGATCCGCGCCGCGACCGTCGACAGCCGGCTGTGCCTGATCGAGCCCCGTACCTCGCCGCCCCCGCCGCCCCCGTCGCCCTCGCCGCGGCCCGACCCGGGCACGACGGCGGTGCCGTGCACGATCGAGCCCGGCAACATCGTCAGCACCCCGCTCGCCACCAACGATCCGTCCACCCTGGACCAGGCGGTGACGTTCAAGACCTCCGACGGTGACCTGTTCGCCGGGCTCGACTACGTGGCCGTCAACCGCACGGTCGTCGTCCCGGCCGGGCAGACCAGCGTGTACGTCCCCATCCAGCTGCTACCGCACGCGCTCACGCAGAACGGGAAGTACTTCAACGTCGCCATCACCTACTACTCGGCCGGGACCGTCGTCACCGGTACGGCCCGGGTGACCGTCTGGCACTAG